The following are encoded together in the Thermosipho atlanticus DSM 15807 genome:
- a CDS encoding TIGR03936 family radical SAM-associated protein → MSKSYTILLKKIGLYRYVSALDTITMIERTFRRSKLNLCYTEGYHPKPKFSYIDPVPTGVIDLAFYLNAFFNETYETDYIFEKIKSVQPKHLKIENVFANTINFSEINKFQFSLIIKKPFKFDRRQIIEKKTKRGIRLISLENLENVEIFEKKDYIVLNYIIGKVNLFNPYQLSDNVYLAIRKEAFIDNIPLSKLLNKSDEV, encoded by the coding sequence GTGAGTAAATCCTACACCATACTTTTAAAAAAAATAGGTCTTTACAGGTACGTTTCTGCACTTGATACAATAACCATGATCGAAAGAACATTTAGACGTAGTAAATTGAATCTGTGTTATACTGAAGGCTACCATCCTAAGCCTAAATTTTCATATATTGATCCTGTACCAACTGGGGTAATTGATTTGGCATTTTATTTGAATGCATTTTTTAATGAAACATACGAAACTGATTATATTTTTGAAAAAATAAAATCGGTTCAACCAAAACATTTGAAAATAGAAAATGTTTTTGCTAACACAATTAATTTTTCAGAAATTAATAAATTTCAATTTTCGTTAATTATAAAAAAACCTTTCAAGTTTGACCGTAGGCAAATTATTGAAAAGAAAACAAAACGCGGAATACGATTAATAAGTTTAGAAAACTTAGAAAACGTCGAAATATTTGAAAAAAAGGACTATATTGTGTTAAACTATATAATTGGTAAAGTTAATTTATTTAACCCTTATCAACTATCTGATAATGTATACTTAGCAATTAGAAAAGAAGCATTTATAGACAACATCCCCCTTTCGAAGTTGTTAAACAAATCTGATGAAGTATAG
- a CDS encoding NHL repeat-containing protein, which yields MVLLTIIFTIWGLLGPESIAIDNNGGFYISQMGKLYETDGSIIYQISDQTKKFFQITDPKGILLENNILWIAENDRLIMLNTLNSDYKTFTSVSGLAKYLNDIVRFNGTLYVTDTYSDMVYTLKSDMLQPVFTLSRPNGITTDGKYLYIVSFTNPAIVYKSDGKRILEKITLPDINLGDGISYDKENDIFFISGFGSGNVVAYKNWKKVGEIDKFSGPSDIYYDSERKTLYVPDLKSNKVYILKVMFGE from the coding sequence ATGGTATTACTTACTATTATTTTTACTATTTGGGGGTTACTTGGGCCTGAAAGTATCGCAATAGATAACAATGGAGGATTTTACATTTCACAAATGGGTAAATTATATGAAACTGATGGTAGTATCATTTACCAAATCAGTGATCAAACAAAGAAATTTTTTCAAATTACCGACCCCAAAGGTATTCTTCTAGAAAATAACATTTTGTGGATAGCAGAAAATGATAGATTAATCATGCTTAATACCCTTAATTCAGATTATAAGACATTCACATCTGTTAGTGGGCTTGCAAAATATCTTAACGATATTGTCAGATTTAATGGAACTCTTTATGTTACTGATACATACAGTGACATGGTTTACACATTAAAGAGTGACATGCTACAGCCAGTCTTTACTCTTTCAAGACCCAATGGAATTACAACTGATGGAAAATATTTATACATTGTTTCTTTCACAAATCCCGCTATCGTTTACAAAAGTGATGGTAAAAGAATCCTTGAAAAGATCACTCTACCAGATATAAATCTCGGTGATGGAATTAGTTATGATAAAGAAAATGATATATTCTTTATCTCTGGATTTGGTTCTGGAAATGTAGTCGCTTATAAAAACTGGAAAAAAGTAGGAGAAATTGATAAGTTTTCAGGCCCTTCTGATATCTATTACGACTCTGAAAGAAAAACTCTTTATGTTCCAGATTTAAAATCCAACAAAGTATATATTTTAAAGGTGATGTTTGGTGAGTAA
- the lptB gene encoding LPS export ABC transporter ATP-binding protein, producing the protein MKIVCENVVKKFGRKTVLKGITLHASNGEVVGLLGPNGSGKTTLFNIILGVVIPTSGKIYIDEIDVTNIPIHKRALMGITYLQQETSVFRELSVQDNLKLILEFHNEQNINEKVEKLLKEFGIYNLKEQFASDLSGGEKRRLELARMMTLSPKFLLLDEPFVGIDPKTVKEIQKMVLLLKKRGLGVIITDHSVEALINVVDRLYVIHKGKIIAEGKPEKVFEKRIVKEVYLGGDF; encoded by the coding sequence ATGAAAATTGTGTGTGAAAATGTTGTTAAAAAATTTGGAAGAAAAACTGTTTTGAAAGGTATTACACTTCATGCAAGTAATGGAGAAGTTGTAGGTTTGCTTGGACCAAATGGTTCAGGCAAAACTACTTTGTTTAATATAATTTTAGGTGTTGTAATACCTACTTCTGGAAAAATCTATATAGATGAAATTGATGTAACTAATATTCCCATTCACAAAAGAGCTCTTATGGGAATTACTTATTTGCAACAGGAAACCTCCGTTTTTCGTGAATTATCTGTTCAAGATAACTTGAAATTAATTCTCGAGTTTCACAACGAACAAAATATAAATGAAAAAGTTGAAAAACTTCTTAAAGAATTTGGTATTTACAATCTAAAGGAACAGTTTGCTTCTGATTTATCCGGCGGAGAAAAAAGACGATTGGAACTTGCGCGAATGATGACACTCTCACCAAAATTCTTACTTCTAGATGAACCGTTTGTCGGTATAGATCCAAAAACTGTAAAAGAAATTCAAAAGATGGTACTGTTATTAAAAAAAAGAGGATTAGGAGTTATTATTACAGATCATAGTGTTGAAGCTTTAATAAATGTAGTTGATAGACTATACGTAATTCACAAAGGGAAAATTATCGCAGAAGGGAAACCAGAAAAAGTTTTCGAAAAACGAATTGTGAAAGAGGTGTATCTGGGAGGGGATTTTTGA
- a CDS encoding OmpH family outer membrane protein, translating to MLSIALGLLLSFVLLFAGSDSNQGPKLAYIDSTKVLQSYDKWIELQTKYQEDYQFYAKKLNELAAEINNLKNSGASQEEIDAKTKEYLQKQQQYNQLLSDEYQPKFAKIEQEILSKIAEFAEIMGYDFVFNSKSMSYASPNYDVTAKFIEYLKSTK from the coding sequence ATGCTTTCGATTGCTTTAGGATTATTATTATCATTTGTTTTACTATTCGCTGGAAGCGATAGTAATCAAGGACCTAAACTAGCTTACATTGATTCAACTAAGGTTTTACAATCATACGACAAATGGATTGAACTTCAAACTAAATATCAAGAAGATTATCAATTTTATGCAAAAAAACTTAATGAACTTGCCGCCGAAATTAATAACTTGAAAAACAGTGGAGCTTCTCAAGAAGAGATAGATGCCAAAACTAAAGAATATCTCCAAAAACAACAACAATACAATCAGTTATTAAGTGATGAGTATCAACCAAAATTTGCTAAAATTGAACAAGAAATACTCTCAAAGATTGCTGAATTTGCTGAAATCATGGGATATGATTTCGTTTTTAATAGCAAATCAATGTCCTATGCTAGTCCAAATTATGACGTTACAGCTAAATTTATCGAATATCTGAAATCAACTAAATAA
- a CDS encoding DEAD/DEAH box helicase: protein MNFEDFKLSKEILNAIYKKGFEKPTVVQEKVIPLLLSRKKNLIVQAKTGTGKTASFGIPLIELLEPQKNIQAIILTPTRELALQVAEEINSLKKRNLKILPIYGGQSINYQINHLKRGVDIVVGTPGRVLDHIERKTLDISKVSYFILDEADEMLDMGFIDDVEKILKNTPENKFFLMFSATIPQRIVYLAKKYIKNYEVIKVVDKELTTNLTEQIYIEVNENDKFEALCRVIDIEEEFYGLVFCRTKLEVDKVSGKLNERGYDAEALHGDFSQYQRERVLRKFKEKRANILVATDVAARGIDIEGLSHVINYSIPLNPEHYVHRIGRTGRAGKEGIAITFVTPREYRQLFRIKKFSNAKIKEGKIPSIDQIINTKAQKIKEELLKKNPKLNEIYFKLADELLLSGDIKEMLAKLLYRAFQGLDPDSYETISHNTKKHNSQNVRLFIAKGKNSGMTKRNLTDFIVQNTGIDKKVIRNVTILDKFSFITVPYKEAEIILSVFKTKGRKSIVSKAKVKN, encoded by the coding sequence GTGAATTTTGAAGATTTTAAACTAAGTAAAGAAATTTTAAATGCTATCTACAAAAAGGGATTCGAAAAACCGACAGTTGTTCAAGAAAAGGTAATTCCATTACTACTAAGTAGAAAAAAGAACCTAATAGTTCAAGCAAAGACTGGAACAGGTAAAACCGCATCGTTTGGTATACCATTAATAGAACTTTTAGAACCACAAAAAAATATTCAAGCTATAATTCTAACACCTACTAGAGAACTTGCACTACAAGTAGCCGAAGAAATAAACTCACTAAAAAAACGAAATTTGAAAATTTTACCAATATATGGAGGTCAATCAATTAACTACCAAATTAATCATCTTAAACGCGGTGTTGATATTGTTGTAGGAACTCCCGGAAGGGTTCTAGACCATATAGAAAGAAAAACTTTAGATATATCAAAAGTTTCGTATTTTATACTAGATGAAGCTGACGAAATGTTAGATATGGGATTTATAGATGATGTCGAAAAAATATTGAAAAATACACCTGAAAACAAATTCTTTCTAATGTTTTCTGCTACTATTCCGCAAAGAATAGTCTATCTAGCAAAAAAATATATTAAAAATTACGAAGTTATAAAGGTAGTCGATAAAGAATTAACAACCAACTTAACTGAACAAATATATATTGAAGTCAACGAAAATGATAAATTTGAAGCATTGTGTAGAGTTATTGACATCGAAGAAGAATTTTATGGTTTGGTGTTTTGCAGAACGAAACTTGAAGTTGACAAAGTTTCTGGAAAATTAAATGAAAGAGGTTACGATGCAGAAGCTTTACATGGAGATTTTTCCCAATATCAGAGAGAAAGAGTCTTAAGAAAATTCAAAGAAAAAAGAGCAAATATCCTGGTCGCTACTGACGTTGCGGCAAGAGGCATAGATATAGAAGGTTTATCCCATGTTATAAACTACTCAATTCCTCTTAATCCTGAACATTATGTACATAGAATTGGAAGAACAGGAAGGGCAGGAAAAGAGGGAATAGCGATCACTTTCGTTACTCCTAGAGAATATAGACAACTATTCAGAATCAAAAAATTTTCAAACGCAAAGATAAAAGAAGGAAAAATTCCTTCAATTGATCAAATTATAAATACTAAAGCCCAAAAAATAAAAGAGGAACTTTTAAAAAAGAATCCCAAATTAAATGAAATATATTTTAAATTAGCTGACGAACTTTTATTGTCAGGGGATATAAAAGAAATGTTAGCAAAATTGTTGTATAGGGCGTTCCAAGGATTAGATCCCGATTCATATGAAACAATATCCCACAACACAAAAAAACATAATTCTCAGAACGTAAGGCTCTTTATTGCGAAAGGAAAAAATTCTGGGATGACAAAAAGAAACCTTACTGATTTCATTGTCCAAAACACAGGTATAGATAAAAAAGTGATACGAAATGTAACTATCCTGGATAAATTTTCATTTATCACTGTTCCATACAAAGAAGCTGAAATAATTCTTTCCGTATTCAAAACCAAAGGCAGAAAATCAATAGTTTCAAAAGCAAAAGTAAAAAACTAG
- the def gene encoding peptide deformylase, producing MKIRLFGDPILRKKAEKVTDFEFVRNLKEEMLKTMYLDDGVGLAAPQVGVLLRFFVMDEGNGPMFIINPEIIEHSEEKELGEEGCLSLPGIFADVSRYKWVRLRYQDEYGKVHERLFEGYPARIVQHESDHLDGVLFIDHLPLNVRKQLTPELTKIMRMRLEETK from the coding sequence GTGAAAATAAGATTGTTTGGTGATCCTATTTTAAGAAAGAAAGCAGAAAAAGTCACCGATTTTGAATTTGTAAGAAACTTAAAGGAAGAAATGTTAAAAACAATGTATTTGGATGATGGGGTTGGGTTGGCGGCCCCGCAAGTTGGTGTTTTGCTACGTTTCTTCGTTATGGATGAAGGAAATGGCCCCATGTTTATTATTAACCCTGAAATAATTGAACATTCTGAAGAAAAGGAACTTGGAGAAGAAGGATGCCTAAGTTTACCTGGAATTTTCGCAGATGTCTCAAGATATAAATGGGTTAGATTAAGATATCAAGACGAATATGGAAAAGTTCATGAGCGGTTGTTTGAAGGATATCCTGCTCGAATTGTTCAACATGAGAGTGATCATTTAGATGGCGTTCTCTTTATCGATCATCTGCCATTAAACGTTAGAAAACAACTGACTCCTGAGCTAACCAAAATTATGAGGATGAGATTGGAGGAAACTAAGTGA
- the surE gene encoding 5'/3'-nucleotidase SurE, translating into MKILITNDDGVTADGILCLARFLSKEHEVTVVAPETEQSAVGHAITIRFPLWLRKVDIKEPFEIYSVSGTPADCVKIGIDVVLNEKPDLVISGINRGNNLGTDVIYSGTVSGALEGAIAGIPSIAISSYDFKNPMYETAARFILKFLKEFDVNSIPRFSALNINVPSIPYEKLRGWKLTKQSKRMYEDYFEKRVDPSGSDYYWMKGNIVENDPDPKADYKVLKENFVSVTPISLFMTNEKYLSKLEEMYSENKIVW; encoded by the coding sequence ATGAAAATTTTAATAACAAATGATGACGGAGTTACCGCTGACGGCATTTTATGTCTTGCAAGGTTTTTAAGTAAAGAACATGAAGTTACAGTTGTAGCCCCCGAAACAGAACAAAGCGCCGTAGGCCATGCTATAACTATTAGATTTCCATTGTGGTTAAGAAAAGTAGATATAAAAGAACCATTCGAAATATATTCTGTCTCAGGTACACCAGCAGATTGTGTAAAAATAGGAATTGACGTGGTGCTAAACGAAAAACCAGATCTTGTTATAAGTGGAATAAACAGAGGAAATAATCTTGGCACAGATGTAATATATTCCGGGACAGTAAGTGGTGCTCTCGAAGGAGCTATTGCTGGAATTCCTTCAATTGCAATTTCAAGTTATGATTTCAAAAATCCTATGTATGAAACAGCTGCACGTTTTATTCTTAAATTCCTTAAAGAATTCGACGTTAATTCTATTCCACGTTTTTCCGCTTTGAACATAAATGTCCCTTCTATACCTTACGAAAAATTACGTGGTTGGAAATTAACAAAACAAAGTAAAAGAATGTACGAGGACTATTTTGAAAAAAGAGTTGATCCTTCGGGTAGTGATTATTATTGGATGAAAGGAAATATTGTTGAAAACGATCCAGATCCAAAAGCTGATTATAAGGTGCTGAAGGAGAATTTCGTTTCAGTCACTCCTATTTCTCTTTTCATGACAAACGAAAAATATCTAAGCAAACTGGAGGAAATGTACAGTGAAAATAAGATTGTTTGGTGA
- a CDS encoding Mrp/NBP35 family ATP-binding protein has product MVNPQFNLNNEQNKVKEKMSKVKHKIAVLSGKGGVGKTTVAVNLATALAESGYKVGLLDLDIHGPNIVRMLGDKHPTVEDEEMVPAEILPNLKALSIGMLVEAGKAVIWRGPLKHSAIKQFLGDTKWGELDYLIFDLPPGTGDEALSLFQTLGKIDGVVIVTTPQKISLDDVRRSIDFVHSMNQKLIGIVENMSYVRCPKCGEKIEIFGNGGGEILVKEYNTELLGKIPLDPKAAQLADEGKPITLYLRETEIEKVFRNIAEKVVQIVEK; this is encoded by the coding sequence ATGGTTAATCCACAATTTAATTTAAACAATGAACAAAATAAAGTAAAAGAAAAAATGAGCAAAGTAAAACACAAGATTGCCGTATTAAGCGGTAAAGGTGGAGTTGGAAAAACAACAGTAGCAGTTAACCTTGCAACAGCATTAGCTGAAAGTGGTTATAAAGTGGGACTGCTAGATCTTGATATTCACGGTCCAAATATCGTTAGAATGCTTGGAGATAAGCATCCAACAGTTGAAGATGAAGAAATGGTTCCCGCAGAAATTTTGCCTAATCTAAAGGCTTTATCAATAGGAATGTTAGTTGAAGCAGGAAAAGCCGTAATATGGAGAGGACCACTCAAACATAGTGCTATAAAACAATTTTTGGGAGACACAAAATGGGGAGAACTTGATTATTTAATATTTGATTTACCACCTGGAACAGGAGATGAAGCTCTTAGTTTATTTCAAACTTTAGGAAAAATTGATGGTGTAGTTATAGTTACAACTCCTCAAAAAATATCACTTGATGACGTAAGAAGATCCATAGACTTTGTACATTCCATGAACCAAAAATTAATTGGTATAGTCGAAAATATGTCGTATGTTAGATGTCCAAAATGTGGAGAAAAAATCGAAATCTTTGGAAATGGCGGAGGAGAAATTTTAGTAAAAGAATATAATACGGAATTACTCGGTAAAATACCTCTTGATCCTAAAGCTGCTCAGTTAGCAGATGAGGGGAAACCTATAACTTTATATTTAAGAGAAACAGAAATTGAAAAAGTATTCAGAAACATTGCCGAAAAAGTAGTACAAATTGTTGAAAAGTAA
- a CDS encoding ABC-F family ATP-binding cassette domain-containing protein gives MVNLIVLNNLSISFPGKTLLSNINLNISDKEKVALIGKNGSGKTTLLKAIAGIYNDYAGQIVTTGKVLYLDQFRVFDAKTPFEYYLKVADTPEKERIARSILKGLGFNEKDWNRDISTFSGGERTRLHIGRIFLENPDFLLLDEPTNFLDISGIHFLKSLLRNFDGGYLIISHDRSFLRDTCNRFLEINNEKIWDFNMNFDDYLRERKNLLLHQERELKNRTREIERLKTMIERYKKWGREKSIKQAKSKEKLLEKRLKELEEKTLFLEEESGKKVKIPVPEPAGYVILEVKGASFLDVIKDISFTIYNGEKVAILGPNGSGKSTLLRLINGKIAGSGEIKFGHNVKAVFLDQFVENLNLENTVFEELASEMKMEPDYIIRAYAGRFGFKGEEVFKLVLELSGGEKQILALAKVLLKKPNLLVLDEPTNHMDLETTEILEKALREYEGSVILISHDEELIKNVCNRYFMIRNKTLHEISSLDEYDIQHEKNNRTRKSSNTFIERKRIKNKVKKIGETIDKLVQEEKELSNQLEKIDIELVKVGSDYIKAMRLTKEKENLEEKILKILEEIEKLRHQLEVLTEQL, from the coding sequence GTGGTTAATTTGATAGTTCTAAACAATTTATCGATTTCTTTTCCTGGCAAAACCTTGCTCTCAAATATAAATTTGAATATATCAGATAAAGAAAAAGTTGCATTAATAGGAAAAAATGGTTCGGGTAAAACAACTCTTTTGAAAGCAATAGCGGGTATATACAACGATTATGCTGGGCAAATTGTGACCACAGGGAAAGTGTTATACCTTGATCAATTTAGGGTGTTTGATGCAAAAACCCCTTTTGAGTACTATTTAAAGGTGGCGGATACACCTGAAAAAGAAAGAATAGCAAGAAGCATTTTAAAAGGTTTGGGATTCAATGAAAAGGATTGGAATAGAGATATTTCAACTTTTAGTGGAGGGGAAAGAACTAGACTTCATATTGGTAGAATTTTCCTGGAAAATCCAGATTTTTTACTTTTAGATGAACCAACGAATTTTTTAGATATATCTGGTATTCATTTTTTAAAAAGTTTACTAAGAAATTTTGATGGAGGTTATTTGATTATTTCTCACGATAGAAGTTTTTTGAGAGATACTTGTAATAGATTTTTAGAGATAAACAATGAAAAAATTTGGGATTTTAATATGAATTTTGATGATTATTTAAGAGAAAGGAAAAACCTTCTTTTACATCAGGAGAGAGAATTGAAGAATAGAACGAGGGAAATTGAAAGGTTAAAAACAATGATTGAGAGGTATAAAAAATGGGGGAGAGAAAAGTCTATTAAACAAGCAAAAAGCAAAGAAAAGCTTTTAGAAAAAAGGCTAAAGGAACTTGAAGAGAAAACCCTTTTTTTAGAAGAAGAATCGGGAAAAAAGGTAAAAATTCCTGTTCCAGAACCTGCTGGTTATGTAATTTTAGAAGTAAAAGGGGCAAGTTTTCTAGATGTTATAAAAGACATTTCTTTTACAATTTATAATGGCGAAAAAGTGGCCATTTTGGGACCGAATGGAAGTGGGAAAAGTACACTTTTAAGATTAATTAACGGAAAGATAGCAGGGAGTGGTGAAATAAAGTTTGGTCATAATGTAAAAGCAGTTTTTCTTGATCAATTTGTTGAGAATCTTAATTTAGAAAATACAGTGTTTGAAGAATTAGCGAGTGAAATGAAGATGGAACCTGATTATATTATAAGAGCATATGCTGGAAGATTTGGATTTAAAGGCGAAGAAGTTTTTAAACTTGTTTTAGAATTGAGCGGGGGAGAGAAACAAATACTTGCTCTTGCAAAGGTGTTGTTAAAAAAACCGAATTTACTAGTTTTAGACGAACCAACAAATCATATGGATCTGGAAACGACAGAAATTTTAGAAAAAGCATTAAGAGAATATGAAGGTTCTGTAATTCTTATTTCTCATGATGAAGAATTAATTAAAAATGTTTGTAACAGGTATTTTATGATTAGAAATAAAACATTACATGAAATTTCTTCATTGGATGAATATGATATTCAACATGAAAAAAATAATCGTACGAGAAAATCTTCGAATACTTTTATAGAAAGAAAAAGGATAAAAAATAAGGTAAAAAAAATAGGTGAGACAATAGATAAATTAGTTCAAGAGGAAAAAGAACTTTCCAACCAACTTGAAAAGATTGATATAGAACTAGTAAAGGTTGGTTCAGATTATATAAAAGCCATGAGATTAACTAAAGAAAAGGAAAATTTGGAAGAGAAAATTTTGAAAATTTTAGAAGAGATTGAAAAGTTAAGACATCAATTAGAAGTCTTAACAGAACAATTATAA